One stretch of Trichocoleus desertorum ATA4-8-CV12 DNA includes these proteins:
- a CDS encoding ABC transporter substrate-binding protein: protein MLGRLLGTRYKVIQALGSGGFGQTYIAEDMQRPGNPPCVLKHLNFSTHHLQVLQQVRRLFYAEAETLEKLGKHHDQIPQLLAYFEEEQEFYLVQEFIPGNPLSVELPGGTKLSEAQVIAILEDILGVLAYIHSQGVIHRDIKPDNLIRRQQDSKLVLIDFGAVKTITNQVVETTGQTQLSVPIYTSGYGASEQCLGKPQFSSDIYALGVIAIQALTGMRPSQFPLDPESSEIVWHDQARVSPHLRNIIDKMVRYHFSQRYQSAATVLQDLQQIADSPVATSDPVKPAATPIATPIRPVKSDRFRRLWPVLVGVGVAAIASFGVAALFRKPLPQLFIDAAVETPTEALNPVPSSDSAIATTNMSWGEKILTPGVAPPTKQKGVDAFAASAYPQAVTALEAARQAERNDPETLIYLNNARIGTTPAHAIAVVVPLGDTLYSSLEILRGVAHAQAQVNQKGGINGVPLKVAIANDSNQAETAQAIASTLVNRSEVLGVVGHGTSDTTLAAGQVYQTAELVMVAPISSAVQLSTLGNYIFRVMPSDRFTARALCNYMLTKLQKKRVAIFFSSGSSYSESLSSEFKNALFYGNQGQVVGEFDLAGPDFNAYETVEQAIEQKAEVIMLAAPSQVSDRALQVVQMNRRRLPVLAGDSIYTKKTLQVGGEAAVGMVVAVPSNVLGNTRLPFQQQAQKLWGHEIDWRTALAYDSTQTLVAGIQRDPSRRGVRQTLETPNFAATGALGAVSFSLTGDREGAVQLVQAAPVSKQQPQVYRFKPIN from the coding sequence ATGCTAGGAAGACTGTTAGGGACGCGCTACAAAGTTATACAAGCTCTAGGCTCAGGCGGGTTTGGTCAGACCTACATTGCAGAGGACATGCAGCGACCTGGAAATCCTCCCTGTGTGCTAAAACACCTCAATTTTTCGACACATCATCTACAGGTGTTGCAGCAGGTGAGGCGCTTGTTTTATGCAGAAGCAGAAACTTTAGAAAAGCTAGGGAAACACCATGACCAAATTCCTCAACTCCTAGCTTACTTTGAGGAAGAGCAAGAGTTTTATTTGGTGCAAGAATTTATACCTGGAAATCCTTTAAGTGTGGAATTACCTGGGGGCACCAAGCTATCAGAAGCCCAAGTCATTGCCATCTTGGAAGATATTTTAGGAGTCTTGGCTTACATCCACTCTCAAGGAGTTATTCACCGAGATATCAAGCCAGACAATTTGATTCGGCGACAACAAGACAGCAAGTTAGTTTTAATTGATTTTGGTGCGGTCAAAACCATTACCAACCAAGTTGTCGAAACGACAGGCCAAACCCAGTTAAGTGTACCGATTTACACCTCTGGTTACGGAGCCAGTGAGCAATGTTTAGGGAAGCCTCAATTTAGCAGCGATATTTATGCGTTAGGCGTGATTGCGATTCAGGCCCTAACGGGAATGCGGCCTTCCCAGTTTCCTCTCGACCCAGAAAGCAGTGAAATCGTTTGGCACGATCAAGCTCGTGTCAGCCCTCATTTGCGAAACATCATCGACAAGATGGTGCGCTATCACTTCAGCCAGCGTTACCAGTCGGCAGCAACAGTTTTACAAGACCTCCAACAAATTGCTGATTCGCCTGTTGCTACTAGCGATCCTGTTAAACCTGCGGCAACTCCCATCGCAACTCCCATCAGACCTGTTAAAAGCGATCGCTTTCGTCGTTTATGGCCAGTTTTAGTTGGAGTTGGCGTTGCTGCAATTGCTAGCTTCGGGGTCGCGGCTCTGTTTAGAAAGCCTTTGCCTCAACTTTTCATTGATGCGGCTGTAGAAACCCCAACAGAAGCCCTCAACCCAGTACCTAGCTCTGATTCCGCGATCGCGACCACCAATATGAGCTGGGGCGAGAAAATTCTGACGCCGGGAGTCGCCCCACCTACTAAGCAGAAAGGAGTGGATGCGTTTGCCGCTAGTGCTTATCCTCAAGCAGTGACAGCTCTAGAAGCCGCACGTCAGGCAGAGCGTAACGATCCCGAAACACTGATCTATCTCAACAATGCTCGGATTGGGACAACTCCTGCTCATGCGATCGCAGTGGTCGTTCCTTTGGGCGACACCCTTTACTCATCCTTAGAAATTTTACGAGGGGTGGCCCACGCTCAAGCACAGGTAAACCAGAAGGGAGGGATTAATGGCGTACCACTCAAAGTTGCGATCGCCAATGACAGCAATCAAGCTGAAACGGCTCAAGCGATTGCTAGCACTTTGGTCAATCGCTCCGAAGTTCTAGGAGTTGTAGGGCATGGCACTAGCGATACCACCTTAGCAGCGGGTCAGGTGTATCAGACAGCCGAATTAGTCATGGTGGCTCCAATCAGTTCTGCCGTTCAACTCTCAACGCTGGGCAACTATATTTTTCGCGTGATGCCCAGCGATCGCTTCACTGCCCGTGCCCTCTGCAACTACATGCTGACTAAACTGCAAAAAAAACGAGTCGCGATCTTTTTCAGCTCTGGAAGTAGCTACAGCGAATCTTTAAGCAGTGAATTTAAGAACGCTTTGTTTTACGGAAATCAAGGCCAGGTTGTAGGGGAATTTGACTTGGCTGGCCCTGACTTCAACGCTTACGAAACAGTTGAGCAAGCAATTGAGCAGAAAGCAGAAGTGATTATGCTGGCAGCACCCAGTCAGGTAAGCGATCGCGCCTTGCAGGTGGTACAAATGAACCGTAGACGGCTTCCCGTTCTAGCCGGGGACAGCATCTATACCAAGAAGACTTTACAGGTAGGGGGAGAGGCAGCAGTCGGCATGGTCGTGGCTGTTCCTTCCAATGTTTTGGGGAATACTCGCCTACCCTTTCAACAGCAAGCCCAGAAGTTATGGGGGCATGAAATCGACTGGCGCACGGCTCTTGCCTATGACTCAACCCAGACTTTAGTCGCAGGAATCCAACGCGATCCCTCTCGTCGCGGAGTTAGACAGACCTTAGAAACACCTAATTTTGCTGCGACTGGTGCCCTAGGTGCCGTGTCTTTTTCTCTGACAGGCGATCGCGAAGGGGCAGTGCAGCTAGTTCAAGCCGCGCCTGTTTCTAAACAGCAACCTCAGGTTTATCGGTTCAAGCCAATCAATTAG